A region from the Euleptes europaea isolate rEulEur1 chromosome 13, rEulEur1.hap1, whole genome shotgun sequence genome encodes:
- the VGLL1 gene encoding transcription cofactor vestigial-like protein 1, whose amino-acid sequence MFPDMEEKKNSSKLSKSKQPVKTEWGAQYVVFTYFQGDINSVVDEHFSRALSAAKNPQDLSRKNKSEDVILKNDSHLTPHQWNFSPPWARPYQTSPPLNLSSSDLHAAAPVATDPFQPSVLQGIPPPGSDLWHLPSMSHPNLTAPSEYSSSVPDLHMAHGSTSDGKYGSLLGLLQQERCPPSVQESSDSSTACLSGSARLQNMSHSLTSGGGIQTSDGRRDLYF is encoded by the exons ATGTTCCCAGacatggaagaaaagaaaaactccTCAAAACTGAGCAAAAGCAAACAGCCGGTGAAAACAGAATGGGGCGCCCAATATGTGGTATTTACTTACTTCCAAGGAGACATTAACAGTGTGGTAGATGAACATTTCTCCAGAGCTTTGAGTGCTGCTAAAAACCCACAGGATTTGAGTAGGAAGAACAAGAGTGAGGATGTGATCCTCAAAAATG acAGCCACTTGACTCCCCATCAATGGAATTTCTCGCCTCCCTGGGCTAGACCGTACCAAACATCCCCTCCTTTAAACCTCTCCAGCTCTGACCTACATGCGGCAGCTCCTGTGGCTACAGATCCCTTCCAGCCCTCCGTTCTACAGGGCATTCCTCCCCCGGGTTCAGATCTATGGCATTTGCCTTCCATGAGCCATCCCAATTTGACTGCTCCTTCGGAAtactcttcctctgtgcctgacCTGCACATGGCACATGGATCCACATCGGATGGGAAATATGGCTCTTTGCTAGGTCTTTTGCAACAGGAAAGGTGTCCACCGTCTGTGCAAGAGTCTTCGGATTCCAGCACAGCTTGTCTTTCTGGCTCTGCAAGGTTACAAAACATGAGCCACAGTTTAACTTCTGGGGGAG GTATCCAGACTAGTGATGGGAGGAGAGATTTGTACTTTTAG